In the Breoghania sp. genome, CCTGCCGGTGGAAAACCGGCAGCGCCTGCTGGAGCCCTACATGACCACACGCGAAAAGGGCACCGGCCTCGGCCTCGCCATCGTTCGCAAGATCATGGAAGACCACGGCGGAGGCATCGAGCTGATGGATGCGCCGCAGGTCGCAGAGGGCGGCCATGGGGCGCTGGTGCGTCTGACGATCGCGGCCGGGGATGCGCCCTTGTCCGGCGAGCAGGCCGCGCTGGAACACGATTCAAACAATCTGGAAACACAAGCGGTGCACTCAAATGGCGTCTGACATTCTGATCGTTGATGACGAAGCTGACATTCGCGACCTGATTGCGGGCATTCTCGATGATGAGGGGTATCAGACCCGAACCGCGGGGGACAGCGACAGCGCCCTTGCCGCCATCGAGGAACGCAGGCCATCGCTGGTCATTCTGGATATCTGGCTCCAGGGCAGCCGTCTCGACGGACTGGCGTTGCTCGACCAGATCAAGGAACAGCACCCGGATCTCCAGGTCGTGATCATTTCCGGTCACGGCAATGTGGAGACCGCCGTGTCCGCCATCCGTCGCGGCGCCTACGACTATATCGAGAAGCCGTTCAAGGCCGACCGGCTGGTTCTCATCACCGAACGCGCGCTGGAGGCCTCCAAGCTGCGCAAGGAAGTTGCCGAACTGCGCCAGCGCTCCGGTGGCGCAGAGGAGCTGATCGGCACGTCTTCCGCGATCCACCATTTGCGCCAGACCATCGAACGGGTTGCACCGACCAACAGCCGCATTCTGATCTCCGGTCCTTCCGGAGCGGGCAAGGAACTGGCGGCGCGCACGATCCACCGCATGTCGAGCCGCGGCAACGGGCCGTTTGTGGTCATCAACGCGGCTGCGATCACGCCAGATCGCATGGAAGAAGAGCTGTTCGGCGTGGAACCGGATGGGGAAGGGCGTCCGCGCAAGGTGGGCGCGCTTGAGGAGGCGCATGGCGGCACACTCTATCTGGATGCGGTGGCGGATATGCCACGCGAGACCCAGAGCAAGATCCTGCGTGTGCTGGTCGACCAGACGTTTACCCGCCTCAATGGCGCAACACGCGTTCAGGTGGATATCCGCATCATTTCCTCCTCCTCGCGCGATCTGGAGCACGAGATTGCAGAAGGCCGCTTTCGCGAGGATTTGTTCCATCGCCTCGGCGTGGTGCCGTTGCGTGTGCCGGGGCTCGCGGAACGCCGCGAGGACATTCCGGAGCTTGTCGCCTTCTTCATGGATCAGATTTCCGCCAGCTCCGGTCTGCCCGTGCGCGCGATCGCTGCGGACGCCATGGCGGTGCTCCAGACCCATGACTGGCCGGGCAATATCCGCCAGCTGCGCAACAATGTGGAGCGGCTGATGATCCTGACCCGCGGGGACAGCGACACGGAAATCACCGCCGACATGCTGCCGGCCGAGGTGGGGTCCACCCTGCCTCCGATGGCGTCCAACAATGGCGGCGAACACCTCATGGCCATGCCGCTTCGCGAGGCGCGAGAGATGTTCGAGCGCGATTATCTGACTGCCCAGATCAAGCGTTTCGGCGGTAATATTTCGCGCACGGCGGAATTTGTCGGCATGGAGCGCTCGGCACTCCATCGCAAGCTGAAGTCACTGGGCGTTTCCTGATCGGCGCGATGTCGTTGAAAAGGCGGCGCGATTCATCCCGATTCAGAGGCGTGGAATCCCTCTGACAGGGGTGTTTCCGGTGGGGATGACAGGGGGTTACCCTTGTCCGTTCTTCCGGGGATTGCGACGTTTGCTGTCAGCTTGGCCTTGCAATCGGTCACAGTCGTGGTACCGGATCAGGTCAGCGTGCGCGGCTTGAGGGGCGTGCGCGCAAGATCAGGAGCGCGCGATGAAAGTGGTGATCTGTGGAGCCGGCCAGGTCGGCTATGGCATCGCCGAAAAACTGGCTGCCGAACAAAACGACGTATCGGTCATCGATTCCTCGCCAAAGTTGATCAACGCGATCCGCGATACGCTGGATGTGCGCGGCTTTGTCGGTCACGGGTCTCACCCCGACACCTTGGCACTGGCCGGGGCCGATCAGGCGGACATGCTGATCGGCGTGACGCTCTACGACGAAGTGAACATGGTCGCCTGTCAGGTGGCACATTCGCTCTTCAACGTTCCCACCAAGGTCGCCCGCATCCGCGCCCAAAGCTACCTGCACACCCATTGGCGCGATCTGTTCACGCGGGACAACATGCCCATCGACGTGATCATCTCGCCGGAAATCGAGGTGGGCGAAATGGTGTTGCGGCGGATGGCATTGCCGGGGGCGGTGGAAACCATCCGTTTTGCAGACGATCACGTTGTCGTGGTCGGCATCCTGTGTGGAGAGGATTGCCCGGTCGTCGACACGCCGCTTCGCCAGCTCACCGAGCTGTTCTCCGATCTGGGCGCCGTGGTGACGGGCATCATGCGCGGCAATCACCTGTTCGCGCCCAAGAGTTCCGACAGCATGCTGGAAGGCGATCTGGTTTATGTGGTCGCCAAGCGCGAGCATGTGCGCCGGACGCTCGCCATTTTCGGCCACGAGGAGCCGGAGGCAAACCGGGTCGTGATCGCAGGCGGTGGCAATATCGGGCTCTATGTGGCGCGCAATCTGGAAAAGCGGCAGGCGCGGGCAAAGATCAAGATCGTGGAAGGCTCGCGGGACCGTGCCATCCAGATCGCCGATGATCTGAAGCGCACGGTGATCCTGCATGGCAGCGCGCTCGATCAGGAAATCCTGCGCGAGGCCGATATCGGCGAAGCCGACACGATGGTGGCCCTGACCAATGACGACGAGGTCAACATCCTGTCCTGCGTCATGGCCAAGAAGCTCGGCTGTCGCCGCAATCTGAGCCTTTTGAACAATGCGGGCTATCCGGCCTTTGCCCATGCTCTGGGCATCGACGCCTATATCAACCCGCGCGCGGTGACGATCTCCAAGATCCTGCAACATGTGCGACGCGGACGTATCCGGGGCGTGCATTCGTTGCAGAACGGGCAGGCGGAAGTCATCGAGGCGGAGGCGCTGGAAACCTCTCCGCTCGTCGGACGCCCTCTGTCTGCGGTCGATCTTCCCGATGGCATTCGCGTCGGCGCGATCTTTCGCGACAACACGGTGATCACGCCGAACGGGCGCACCCAGATCGAGGCGAATGACCGGGTCGTGATCTTCGCCACGGCGGATCGTGTGCGGCAGGTGGAACAGATGTTCCGCGTCAGCCTCGAATTCTTCTGAGGCAGCCGGCGAGACACCATGACCGGCACATTCTATTTCCTCTCCATCCTGCTTCTGGTCTTCTCGGGGACCATGTTGTTCCCGGCTGCCGTGGCGGTCGCGGGGGGAGATCTGCCGGTCGGGTTGAATTTTGCCATGATCGCCGCGCTGGTGGCGTTCGTTGCGGGCTCGACGTTTCTCGCCCTGGGCGGGAACATGCGCCGCTTCAACCGGGTGCAATCCTACGTCTTGCTCGTGAGCGCATGGGTGGTGCTGCCGCTCGTCGGCGCGCTGCCTTTCATGACGATTGCGGGCATCAACCCCTGGACAGCGATCTTTGAGTCCGTTTCCGGCTTCACCACGACGGGAGCTACCGCCATCGGCTCGCTTGAGCGATTGCCGCTGGCTCTGGTCGTATGGCGGGCGGAGCTGCAGTGGCTTGGCGGATTGCTGACCCTGCTGGGCATCACCCTGATTTCGGCTCCTGCGGGGATCGGCGGATTGCCGGATCGCTATATCCGCCTGATCGGAACAGAGGGACACCAGGATCGCAAGCGTGTGCTGTCAGCTGCGCTCGATATTGCGGGCTTTTACGTCGGCGTCACGCTGGCCTGCATCATTGCGCTGCTCGTTTCCGGCATCGCGCCCATCCATGCGGTATGCCTCGCCTTCTCAACCGTTTCGACGGGTGGCTTCGTTCCCATCGATGGCGAGATCTCTTCTTTCGCCAATCCGATGGCAGAAATGGTCTTGATGGTCTTCATGCTCGCCGGAGCCACCAGCATTCTGTGGCAGCGGATGCTGCTCGTCGGGCGGGTACAGGTCCTGAAACAACACCGTGAAAGCTATTCGGTGATCATTCTGGCGGCGGTGCTGGGACTGGTCTATGCGGCTGTGCTGTTCCGGGCCGCCGGATCCAGTACCGTTCTGGGGCCGTTCCAGGCGCTGCGTGAAGGGCTCTTTACAGCGATTTCTCTCGTCAGCACGACCGGCTTTGAGGTGCGCAACGGGGGCTTCACAGTGTTGCCGCTCACCCTTGTGCTCTTCATCGCGCTTGTCGGTGGCGGCACATTCTCGACCGCTGGTGGGCTCAAGCACTACCGCCTTGGCGGCATGGCCGTGCAGGCTTATCGC is a window encoding:
- a CDS encoding potassium transporter TrkG, whose product is MTGTFYFLSILLLVFSGTMLFPAAVAVAGGDLPVGLNFAMIAALVAFVAGSTFLALGGNMRRFNRVQSYVLLVSAWVVLPLVGALPFMTIAGINPWTAIFESVSGFTTTGATAIGSLERLPLALVVWRAELQWLGGLLTLLGITLISAPAGIGGLPDRYIRLIGTEGHQDRKRVLSAALDIAGFYVGVTLACIIALLVSGIAPIHAVCLAFSTVSTGGFVPIDGEISSFANPMAEMVLMVFMLAGATSILWQRMLLVGRVQVLKQHRESYSVIILAAVLGLVYAAVLFRAAGSSTVLGPFQALREGLFTAISLVSTTGFEVRNGGFTVLPLTLVLFIALVGGGTFSTAGGLKHYRLGGMAVQAYRELGRLVYPHAIRSSQFGSQTYDIQLMKAIWSFFVAAIFTVAMGSLALALENMDYEGALIAAIGSFSNIGTLYTSAWLPIDAPAWPEFSAFNSHTKLILCALMILGRIEVLALFGALNRTYWFRR
- a CDS encoding sigma-54 dependent transcriptional regulator; this translates as MASDILIVDDEADIRDLIAGILDDEGYQTRTAGDSDSALAAIEERRPSLVILDIWLQGSRLDGLALLDQIKEQHPDLQVVIISGHGNVETAVSAIRRGAYDYIEKPFKADRLVLITERALEASKLRKEVAELRQRSGGAEELIGTSSAIHHLRQTIERVAPTNSRILISGPSGAGKELAARTIHRMSSRGNGPFVVINAAAITPDRMEEELFGVEPDGEGRPRKVGALEEAHGGTLYLDAVADMPRETQSKILRVLVDQTFTRLNGATRVQVDIRIISSSSRDLEHEIAEGRFREDLFHRLGVVPLRVPGLAERREDIPELVAFFMDQISASSGLPVRAIAADAMAVLQTHDWPGNIRQLRNNVERLMILTRGDSDTEITADMLPAEVGSTLPPMASNNGGEHLMAMPLREAREMFERDYLTAQIKRFGGNISRTAEFVGMERSALHRKLKSLGVS
- the trkA gene encoding Trk system potassium transporter TrkA — translated: MKVVICGAGQVGYGIAEKLAAEQNDVSVIDSSPKLINAIRDTLDVRGFVGHGSHPDTLALAGADQADMLIGVTLYDEVNMVACQVAHSLFNVPTKVARIRAQSYLHTHWRDLFTRDNMPIDVIISPEIEVGEMVLRRMALPGAVETIRFADDHVVVVGILCGEDCPVVDTPLRQLTELFSDLGAVVTGIMRGNHLFAPKSSDSMLEGDLVYVVAKREHVRRTLAIFGHEEPEANRVVIAGGGNIGLYVARNLEKRQARAKIKIVEGSRDRAIQIADDLKRTVILHGSALDQEILREADIGEADTMVALTNDDEVNILSCVMAKKLGCRRNLSLLNNAGYPAFAHALGIDAYINPRAVTISKILQHVRRGRIRGVHSLQNGQAEVIEAEALETSPLVGRPLSAVDLPDGIRVGAIFRDNTVITPNGRTQIEANDRVVIFATADRVRQVEQMFRVSLEFF